One region of Streptomyces davaonensis JCM 4913 genomic DNA includes:
- a CDS encoding MFS transporter — MPLIADTPVEKMPGPYPRRWWALLVLCLSLLIVVMANTSLIVAAPDMTQDLGLSSSDLQWVIDGYTVPYAALMLVLGAIGDKYSRRGALVLGLLVFAGGSVMGGLVEETALVITARAIMGVGAAVVMPATLSLLVAMFPRAERAKAITAWSATSGLAIAAGPLTAGWLLESHAWGSTFLMNVPIALLGVVGALILVPPSRAEGMGRIDYVGGLLSIVSVGSLVYATIEGPHFGWGAGPVTAAVVAGAGLLAFVAWELRHPNPMLDVRKFTERPFSGSMLAVLFFFFGTFGAIYYSTQFLQFVLGHNALETGVRLLPLAGAVFVGAAVTGRLAPKLGVKAVVGTGMVIGTAGLFLLTQIESGSTYTAFVAPLVLLGFAIGLSLSPATDTIMGSFPESELGVGGGANDTALELGGSLGIAVLGSLLATAYQDKLTELVGGQLPTPALDTAKDSVGGGLAVAEQVGRNPQGGAEQAQALLGAVHESFAHAIAQTSLIGGIIMAVGTVIVFVVLPGRKATGKRQQETTATESAENSETVGVR; from the coding sequence ATGCCTCTCATTGCCGACACCCCCGTGGAGAAGATGCCGGGGCCCTACCCCCGCCGCTGGTGGGCCCTGCTGGTGCTCTGCCTGAGCCTGCTGATCGTCGTCATGGCGAACACCTCGCTGATCGTGGCCGCCCCCGACATGACCCAGGACCTGGGCCTGTCCAGCAGTGACCTCCAGTGGGTCATCGACGGCTACACCGTCCCGTACGCGGCGCTGATGCTCGTGCTCGGCGCGATCGGCGACAAGTACAGCCGCCGCGGCGCGCTGGTCCTCGGCCTGCTGGTCTTCGCCGGGGGTTCGGTGATGGGCGGTCTGGTCGAGGAGACCGCGCTGGTCATCACCGCCCGCGCGATCATGGGCGTCGGAGCAGCGGTCGTCATGCCCGCCACCCTGTCCCTGCTGGTCGCGATGTTCCCGCGGGCCGAGCGCGCCAAGGCCATCACCGCCTGGTCCGCGACCTCAGGACTCGCCATCGCCGCCGGGCCGCTGACCGCGGGGTGGCTGCTGGAGAGCCACGCCTGGGGCTCCACCTTCCTGATGAACGTGCCGATCGCCCTGCTCGGCGTCGTCGGCGCGCTGATCCTGGTACCGCCGTCGAGGGCCGAGGGCATGGGCCGGATCGACTACGTCGGCGGTCTGCTGTCGATCGTCTCGGTCGGTTCCCTGGTCTACGCGACCATCGAGGGCCCGCACTTCGGCTGGGGCGCCGGTCCGGTCACCGCGGCCGTGGTCGCCGGTGCCGGCCTGCTCGCCTTCGTCGCCTGGGAGCTGCGTCACCCCAACCCCATGCTGGACGTACGGAAGTTCACCGAGCGCCCCTTCAGCGGCTCGATGCTGGCCGTGCTGTTCTTCTTCTTCGGCACCTTCGGCGCGATCTACTACTCCACCCAGTTCCTCCAGTTCGTGCTCGGCCACAACGCCCTGGAGACCGGCGTACGGCTGCTGCCGCTGGCCGGTGCGGTGTTCGTCGGCGCCGCGGTCACCGGGCGGCTCGCCCCGAAGCTGGGCGTGAAGGCGGTCGTGGGCACCGGCATGGTGATCGGCACCGCGGGTCTCTTCCTGCTCACGCAGATCGAGTCGGGCTCCACCTACACGGCCTTCGTGGCGCCGCTGGTGCTGCTCGGGTTCGCCATCGGGCTGAGTCTGTCCCCGGCCACCGACACGATCATGGGTTCCTTCCCCGAGTCGGAGCTGGGAGTCGGCGGCGGCGCCAACGACACCGCGCTGGAGCTGGGCGGCTCCCTGGGCATCGCGGTCCTCGGCTCGCTCCTCGCCACCGCCTACCAGGACAAGCTGACCGAGCTGGTCGGCGGGCAGCTCCCCACCCCGGCGCTGGACACCGCCAAGGACTCGGTGGGCGGCGGACTCGCGGTCGCCGAGCAGGTCGGCCGGAACCCCCAGGGCGGCGCCGAGCAGGCACAGGCCCTGCTGGGCGCGGTGCACGAGTCGTTCGCCCACGCCATCGCGCAGACCAGCCTGATCGGCGGGATCATCATGGCCGTCGGCACGGTGATCGTCTTCGTGGTGCTGCCCGGCCGCAAGGCCACGGGGAAGCGGCAGCAGGAGACGACGGCCACGGAGAGCGCGGAGAACTCCGAGACGGTGGGCGTGCGTTGA
- a CDS encoding TetR family transcriptional regulator has product MSQPAGRVPQRRNARSNRARILATARQELGRNPDITLEELARASGVVRRTLFGHFPGRAALLEALAEEASEALRAAVASAPQATEPAGRALARFVLAMWPVGDRYRMLLALAHRDLGKERVAEILQPARAAATVILERGQRDGAFHTHLPPAVLSAALEALTVALLEEVNTGALEDDGTRAAVVMLIAAGVPEKQARLVVEDVAADREQAQEPSQE; this is encoded by the coding sequence GTGTCCCAGCCCGCCGGCCGAGTGCCCCAGCGACGCAACGCCCGGTCCAACCGGGCGCGCATCCTGGCCACCGCGCGCCAGGAGCTGGGCCGCAACCCCGACATCACCCTGGAGGAACTGGCCCGCGCCTCCGGCGTCGTACGGCGCACCCTGTTCGGGCACTTCCCCGGCCGGGCCGCGCTCCTGGAGGCGCTCGCGGAGGAGGCGAGCGAGGCGCTGCGGGCCGCTGTGGCGAGCGCACCGCAGGCGACGGAACCCGCCGGTCGGGCGCTCGCGCGGTTCGTGCTGGCGATGTGGCCGGTGGGCGACCGCTACCGGATGCTGCTGGCGCTCGCCCATCGGGACCTGGGCAAGGAGCGGGTCGCCGAGATCCTCCAACCTGCCCGAGCCGCGGCCACCGTCATCCTTGAGCGGGGTCAGCGCGACGGCGCATTCCACACCCACCTGCCGCCCGCAGTGCTGAGCGCCGCTCTGGAGGCGCTGACCGTGGCCCTGCTGGAAGAGGTCAACACCGGGGCCCTGGAGGACGACGGCACCCGGGCCGCCGTCGTCATGCTCATCGCGGCCGGGGTGCCGGAGAAGCAGGCCCGCCTGGTGGTCGAGGACGTGGCGGCGGATCGGGAACAGGCCCAGGAACCGTCTCAGGAATAG
- a CDS encoding glycosyl hydrolase family 95 catalytic domain-containing protein has translation MTDPSRRTILSLTTAALTSLPLVTTAQESAAADGEFAPHRLWWRAPGDEGSLIEQGLPVGNGRTGALASNDPGRELLLITDATMWTGGLNDTLDQDGQFPYGRTDFGSFTLLARLAIDLPDHDLGAVSGYRRDLDLAQALVTSSYIRSGVTYRREIFASRPDDVIVVHFTQSGGGRYTGTITLTGTHGETPTEAESFGAALPNGLRYGAAIKAYGSGGKVTVHGTRIDFAGCRELTVLVSGGTDYAPDATKDFRDPTLDPEQSARTKVRDAAGATVAALRRTHIADYRTLYGRLDLSLGTSTAAQRALDTWERLKARARDPELPDPELEAAYLQFGRYLMISGSRDSLPLNLQGLWLDGNDPDWMGDYHTDINVQMNYWLADRAALSPCFDAFTDYCLAQLPSWTELTRRLFNDPRNRYRNSTGKVSGWTVAISTNPYGGGGWWWHPAGNAWLCNSLYEHYEYTQSRAHLAKIYPLLKGACEFWETRLLTTTLPGTTKEVLVADSDWSPEHGPLDAKGITYAQELVWALFGNYAAAAAVLKRDAGYADTIAGLRKRLHLPGVSAKTGWLEEWMSPDNLGETTHRHLSGLVGLFPGDRIRPDGATPKEIVDGATAQLTARGMNSFGWANAWRALCWARLKDAEKAYQLIVTNLRPSSGGSNGTAFNLFDIYEVERGRGIFQIDANFGTPAAMLEMLLYSRPGHLELLPALPDAWAASGSVTGLPARGGFVVDLKWQAGVPTSVRIRSVGGRTTTVSYGGTSRTVSLAPGESVTVKGPAR, from the coding sequence ATGACAGACCCCAGCAGACGAACGATCCTCTCCTTGACGACAGCCGCCCTGACGAGCCTTCCGCTGGTCACGACGGCGCAGGAATCCGCAGCCGCCGACGGTGAGTTCGCCCCACACCGCCTGTGGTGGCGTGCCCCCGGTGACGAGGGCTCCCTCATCGAACAGGGCCTCCCCGTCGGCAACGGCCGTACCGGCGCGCTCGCGAGCAACGACCCCGGCCGCGAACTGCTGCTGATCACCGACGCCACGATGTGGACCGGCGGCCTCAACGACACCCTGGACCAGGACGGTCAATTCCCCTACGGCCGCACGGACTTCGGCTCCTTCACCCTGCTCGCCCGGCTCGCCATCGACCTCCCCGACCATGACCTCGGCGCCGTCTCCGGCTACCGCCGCGACCTCGACCTGGCCCAAGCGCTGGTCACCAGCTCCTACATCCGCTCCGGTGTCACCTACCGGCGCGAGATCTTCGCCAGCCGCCCCGACGACGTGATCGTCGTGCACTTCACCCAGTCCGGGGGCGGCCGCTACACCGGCACGATCACCCTGACCGGCACCCATGGCGAAACCCCCACCGAAGCCGAGTCGTTCGGCGCCGCCCTCCCCAACGGCCTGCGCTACGGCGCCGCGATCAAGGCGTACGGCAGCGGCGGCAAGGTCACCGTGCACGGCACCCGGATCGACTTCGCGGGGTGCAGGGAGCTGACCGTACTGGTCAGCGGCGGCACCGACTACGCGCCCGACGCCACGAAGGACTTCCGAGACCCCACCCTCGATCCCGAGCAGTCGGCCCGTACGAAGGTCCGCGACGCCGCCGGCGCCACGGTTGCCGCCCTGCGCCGTACCCACATCGCCGACTACCGCACCCTGTACGGACGGCTGGACCTCTCCCTCGGCACCTCCACCGCCGCCCAGCGCGCACTGGACACCTGGGAACGCCTCAAGGCACGCGCCCGCGACCCCGAACTGCCCGATCCCGAACTGGAGGCCGCCTACCTCCAGTTCGGCCGCTACCTCATGATCTCCGGCTCGCGCGACAGTCTGCCGCTGAACCTCCAGGGCCTGTGGCTGGACGGCAACGACCCGGACTGGATGGGCGACTACCACACCGACATCAACGTCCAGATGAACTACTGGCTGGCAGACCGCGCCGCCCTGTCCCCATGCTTCGACGCCTTCACCGACTACTGCCTCGCCCAGCTCCCGTCCTGGACCGAGCTGACCCGGCGGCTCTTCAACGACCCCCGCAACCGCTACCGCAACTCCACGGGGAAAGTCTCGGGCTGGACCGTCGCCATCTCCACCAACCCCTATGGCGGGGGCGGCTGGTGGTGGCACCCGGCGGGCAACGCCTGGCTGTGCAACAGCCTGTACGAGCACTACGAGTACACCCAGTCCCGCGCCCACCTCGCGAAGATCTACCCGCTCCTCAAGGGCGCCTGCGAGTTCTGGGAGACCCGGCTGCTCACCACGACCCTCCCCGGCACCACGAAAGAGGTGCTGGTCGCGGACAGCGACTGGTCCCCGGAGCACGGCCCGCTCGACGCCAAGGGCATCACCTACGCCCAGGAACTGGTGTGGGCCCTGTTCGGCAACTACGCAGCCGCGGCAGCGGTGTTGAAGAGGGACGCGGGCTACGCCGACACCATCGCCGGACTGCGCAAACGGCTCCACCTTCCGGGGGTCAGCGCGAAGACGGGCTGGCTGGAGGAGTGGATGTCCCCCGACAACCTCGGCGAGACCACCCACCGGCATCTGTCCGGCCTGGTCGGCCTGTTCCCCGGCGACCGGATCCGCCCCGACGGCGCCACCCCGAAGGAGATCGTCGACGGAGCCACCGCCCAGCTCACCGCCCGCGGCATGAACAGCTTCGGCTGGGCCAACGCCTGGCGGGCCCTGTGCTGGGCCCGGTTGAAGGACGCGGAGAAGGCCTACCAGCTCATCGTCACCAACCTCCGCCCGTCCAGCGGCGGCAGCAACGGCACCGCCTTCAACCTCTTCGACATCTACGAGGTGGAACGCGGCCGGGGCATCTTCCAGATCGACGCCAACTTCGGCACCCCGGCGGCGATGCTGGAGATGCTCCTGTACTCCCGACCCGGCCACCTGGAACTCCTCCCCGCCCTGCCCGACGCCTGGGCCGCCTCCGGCTCCGTCACCGGGCTCCCGGCGCGCGGCGGCTTCGTCGTGGACCTGAAGTGGCAGGCGGGAGTGCCGACTTCGGTACGGATCCGCAGCGTGGGCGGACGCACGACGACGGTCTCCTACGGCGGGACCTCCCGGACGGTGAGCCTGGCGCCGGGGGAGTCCGTGACGGTGAAGGGCCCGGCCCGGTGA
- a CDS encoding ROK family transcriptional regulator, with the protein MQPPEAFPAQTPAVAQIFTTVLSHGPLTRSEVAERTALSAAAVTKAVRPLIEAGYLVEDADDAARRALGRPANPVRVDGGRALFIGVKATGNELIGVLTDLCCRIRVARHLPLTDQDPRAVLAAISDLVGELRTEAEGLGVPVLGLGLAVSGDVDRARGVVRYSPFLGWSEVPLAELAGMTCGLPVTVENDVRALTVAEQWFGAGVGLSDFALVTVGAGIGCGLVVHGQVVAGAHGVAGEIGHVAIDPAGPKCRCGNRGCVEAIAADAAVLDRIRETTGADVADTAQAIDLARRGEPGAREAYAAAGEAIGRGIATVANLFGPQRVIISGEGLAAYDLFAEQIRDSFTAYAFGSAAQCDVQTRPLPFEEWARGAAATAIQSFIRSD; encoded by the coding sequence ATGCAGCCTCCCGAGGCCTTCCCGGCACAGACGCCGGCCGTCGCGCAGATCTTCACCACGGTGCTCTCGCACGGCCCCCTCACCCGCTCCGAGGTGGCCGAGCGCACCGCGCTGTCAGCGGCGGCGGTGACCAAGGCGGTACGGCCGCTGATCGAGGCCGGGTACCTGGTGGAGGACGCCGACGACGCCGCCCGCCGTGCGCTCGGGCGGCCCGCCAACCCGGTACGGGTGGACGGCGGACGAGCCCTGTTCATCGGGGTCAAGGCGACCGGGAACGAACTCATCGGCGTGCTCACCGACTTGTGCTGCCGGATCCGCGTGGCCCGGCATCTGCCCCTGACGGACCAGGATCCGAGGGCGGTGCTCGCCGCGATCTCCGATCTGGTGGGGGAGTTGCGCACCGAGGCCGAGGGCCTCGGTGTTCCCGTGCTCGGCCTCGGCCTCGCCGTCTCCGGCGACGTGGACCGCGCCCGGGGTGTCGTGCGGTACTCGCCGTTCCTCGGCTGGAGCGAGGTCCCGCTCGCCGAACTCGCGGGCATGACCTGCGGGTTGCCGGTCACCGTGGAGAACGACGTACGAGCCCTGACCGTCGCCGAGCAGTGGTTCGGCGCCGGGGTGGGGCTCTCCGACTTCGCGCTGGTCACCGTCGGCGCCGGCATCGGCTGCGGACTCGTGGTCCACGGCCAGGTGGTGGCCGGGGCGCACGGCGTGGCCGGGGAGATCGGGCATGTCGCCATCGACCCTGCGGGCCCCAAATGCCGTTGCGGCAACCGCGGTTGCGTGGAGGCCATCGCCGCCGACGCCGCCGTACTGGACCGGATCCGGGAGACCACCGGAGCCGATGTCGCCGACACCGCCCAGGCCATCGACCTCGCCCGCCGAGGAGAGCCGGGCGCCCGGGAGGCCTACGCCGCCGCCGGAGAGGCGATCGGCCGCGGAATCGCCACCGTGGCCAATCTGTTCGGGCCACAGCGCGTGATCATCTCCGGCGAGGGCCTGGCCGCCTACGACCTGTTCGCCGAGCAGATCCGCGACAGCTTCACCGCGTACGCCTTCGGCTCCGCCGCCCAGTGCGACGTACAGACCCGCCCGCTCCCCTTCGAGGAGTGGGCTCGCGGTGCTGCCGCGACCGCGATCCAGAGCTTCATCCGATCCGACTGA
- a CDS encoding iron chaperone yields the protein MTKAQQSTKKTTATASEEWTAEERAAMKERAKEVKAAARAGSRAEKAAQDEAAVVAKIAEMQDSDREMAERIHAIVKENAPQLAPKLWYGMPAYALDGKVVCFFQSAQKFNARYATLGFNDTARLDEGTMWPTGFALTRLTAADEARIGELVAKSVN from the coding sequence ATGACCAAGGCACAGCAGTCCACGAAGAAGACCACCGCCACCGCGTCCGAGGAGTGGACGGCCGAGGAGCGCGCCGCGATGAAGGAGCGCGCCAAGGAGGTCAAGGCGGCGGCGCGGGCCGGCTCGCGGGCCGAGAAGGCGGCCCAGGACGAGGCGGCGGTGGTCGCGAAGATCGCGGAGATGCAGGACTCGGACCGCGAGATGGCCGAGCGCATCCACGCCATCGTCAAGGAGAACGCCCCGCAGCTGGCGCCGAAGCTCTGGTACGGCATGCCCGCCTACGCCCTGGACGGCAAGGTCGTCTGCTTCTTCCAGAGCGCGCAGAAGTTCAACGCCCGCTACGCGACCCTCGGTTTCAACGACACCGCGCGGCTCGACGAGGGCACCATGTGGCCCACCGGCTTCGCCCTGACCCGGCTGACCGCGGCGGACGAGGCGCGGATCGGCGAGCTGGTGGCGAAGAGCGTCAACTGA
- a CDS encoding carboxymuconolactone decarboxylase family protein yields the protein MRSRMRHPADVLPDAAHPLQEILRAVHRAGVDGRTLELVHLRISQINGCAAGVDRGAGAARAAGASDAQLLALAVWRDSPYFTPAERAALELAESATRLADRPDAVSDEVWDRAATWFDERQLAALLLMIGVTNLGNRLGATTRQGAAVDTLEGNKS from the coding sequence GTGCGGTCCCGAATGCGGCACCCCGCCGACGTCCTGCCCGACGCGGCGCACCCCCTCCAGGAGATCCTGAGGGCCGTGCACCGCGCCGGAGTGGACGGCCGGACGCTGGAGCTCGTGCACCTGCGGATCAGCCAGATCAACGGGTGCGCCGCCGGCGTCGACCGGGGCGCCGGGGCGGCCCGGGCGGCCGGCGCGAGCGACGCACAGCTGCTCGCCCTCGCCGTCTGGCGGGACTCCCCGTACTTCACTCCGGCCGAGCGCGCGGCCCTGGAACTGGCCGAGTCCGCGACCCGGCTGGCCGACCGGCCCGACGCGGTGAGCGACGAGGTCTGGGACCGCGCCGCCACCTGGTTCGACGAGCGACAGCTCGCCGCGCTCCTGCTGATGATCGGCGTCACCAACCTCGGCAACCGGCTCGGCGCGACGACCCGTCAGGGCGCCGCCGTAGACACCCTCGAAGGGAACAAGTCATGA
- a CDS encoding ATP-binding protein: protein MTTDPREELAARLRMLQELSGLGVRALAKDAGLSSSSLSRYLTGQTVPPWPAVVALCRLVKRDPRPLRPLWERTSNPLPAPPKSSRLVRPLPRNDLPRDAADFTGREAELAAVLDAVGSHRAVSVDGMAGVGKTCLAVHAAHRLADGFPDGQLYVDLHGFTEGRPPLAPDSALRMLLGALDVPSERVPQQGLEQLAACWRSELAGRRVVVVLDNAADAEQVRPLLPGAGPSVALITSRNRLLGLDEVPPVSLDVLSPGESAELLARASGDPGGPEGRLARDPESAAEVLRLCGRLPLALRLAGARLRHRPGWTVGILVERLAEGASEFDTAFAMSVRQLDRPHARLFRLLGLLPGESFDEYVVAALADVPVRSARAMLEDLVDAHLVQQPAATRYRLHDLVHEHARRASAEADPPAERERALVRVLDFYVHTAAAADAAMPFVAPGRAVSAGPAPAELPRFADKNAAFAWLTSEYGNLIAVFETAAAVGADAHVCELPRYLRAYFARRCGTTHLNVLFERSLAAAERLGDPLHLAQAYSDLGFARYNAGRTAEATEAYEAAGLRVAEAGDSRAEAELTLRRGYLSWDTGQVEEPLELFRLAGKLYANADCPEGTAHAAAAESWALLQLGHQEEAALLARQVLDVPHPDAAWPPALTARIVLGVALARETPDEASDHLRQALSLAREDGHLHNQAWCLNCRGVALRHMGRYEDALASHREAFALLDELFEEHWKIYFLDGYAETCRLAGLTEDALRLHRQALELGPRLGNRHAEALAHEGIARVLDGTDPQRAAEHRAAGRAALREPAPGT from the coding sequence ATGACCACGGATCCACGGGAAGAGCTGGCGGCCCGGCTGCGCATGCTCCAGGAGCTTTCGGGGCTCGGGGTACGGGCCCTGGCCAAGGACGCCGGTCTCAGCTCCTCGTCACTGTCGCGTTACCTCACCGGGCAGACGGTGCCGCCGTGGCCCGCCGTGGTCGCCCTGTGCCGACTGGTCAAGCGGGACCCGCGGCCGCTGCGCCCACTGTGGGAGCGGACCTCGAACCCGCTTCCGGCGCCCCCGAAGAGTAGCCGCCTGGTGCGTCCGCTGCCCCGCAACGACCTGCCGCGCGACGCGGCCGACTTCACCGGGCGCGAGGCCGAACTCGCCGCCGTCCTCGACGCGGTCGGCAGCCACCGGGCCGTGTCGGTCGACGGCATGGCGGGCGTCGGCAAGACCTGTCTGGCGGTGCACGCCGCGCACCGGCTCGCCGACGGCTTCCCCGACGGGCAGCTCTATGTCGACCTGCACGGCTTCACCGAGGGCCGCCCGCCCCTCGCCCCCGACTCCGCGCTGCGGATGCTGCTCGGCGCGCTGGACGTCCCGTCCGAGCGGGTCCCGCAGCAGGGCCTGGAGCAACTGGCCGCCTGCTGGCGGTCGGAGCTGGCGGGGCGCCGGGTCGTGGTGGTCCTCGACAACGCCGCCGACGCGGAGCAGGTCCGCCCGCTGCTGCCCGGCGCCGGGCCCTCCGTCGCCCTGATCACCAGCCGCAACCGGCTGCTCGGCCTGGACGAGGTGCCGCCGGTCTCGCTCGATGTGCTGAGCCCCGGGGAGAGCGCGGAACTGCTCGCCCGCGCCAGCGGCGACCCGGGCGGCCCGGAGGGCAGGCTGGCCCGGGATCCGGAGTCCGCCGCCGAGGTGCTGCGGCTGTGCGGCCGGCTGCCGCTGGCGCTGCGCCTCGCCGGCGCCCGGCTGCGGCACCGGCCAGGCTGGACCGTCGGCATCCTCGTCGAGCGGCTCGCGGAGGGCGCGAGCGAGTTCGACACCGCGTTCGCCATGTCGGTACGGCAGTTGGACCGGCCGCACGCCCGGCTGTTCCGGCTGCTGGGCCTGCTGCCCGGGGAGTCGTTCGACGAGTACGTGGTGGCGGCGCTGGCGGACGTTCCGGTGCGCAGTGCGCGGGCGATGCTGGAGGACCTGGTCGACGCGCACCTCGTACAACAGCCGGCGGCGACCCGCTACCGGCTGCACGACCTGGTGCACGAGCACGCGCGCCGGGCCTCGGCGGAGGCGGACCCGCCTGCCGAGCGGGAGCGGGCCCTGGTCCGGGTGCTGGACTTCTACGTCCATACGGCGGCCGCCGCCGACGCCGCGATGCCGTTCGTGGCGCCCGGCCGTGCCGTCTCGGCGGGCCCGGCCCCGGCCGAACTCCCCCGGTTCGCGGACAAGAACGCCGCCTTCGCCTGGCTCACCTCGGAATACGGCAACCTCATCGCCGTGTTCGAGACGGCCGCCGCCGTCGGCGCCGACGCCCACGTGTGCGAACTGCCGCGCTATCTGCGGGCGTACTTCGCGCGGCGCTGCGGCACCACGCATCTCAACGTCCTCTTCGAGCGCTCACTGGCCGCCGCCGAGCGGCTGGGCGATCCGCTGCACCTGGCGCAGGCGTACAGCGATCTGGGCTTCGCCCGCTACAACGCGGGCCGGACGGCGGAGGCGACCGAGGCCTACGAAGCGGCCGGGCTCCGGGTCGCCGAGGCGGGCGACAGCCGGGCCGAGGCCGAACTGACCCTGCGCCGCGGCTACTTGAGCTGGGACACGGGACAGGTCGAGGAGCCGCTGGAGCTGTTCCGGCTGGCGGGGAAGCTGTACGCGAACGCGGACTGTCCCGAGGGCACGGCCCACGCGGCCGCCGCCGAGTCCTGGGCGCTGCTCCAACTCGGCCACCAGGAGGAGGCGGCACTGCTGGCCCGTCAGGTGCTGGACGTCCCGCATCCCGACGCCGCGTGGCCGCCCGCGCTGACGGCACGGATCGTCCTCGGGGTGGCACTCGCCCGCGAGACCCCGGACGAGGCGTCGGACCACCTCCGTCAGGCGCTGTCGCTGGCCCGCGAGGACGGGCATCTGCACAACCAGGCCTGGTGCCTGAACTGCCGGGGTGTCGCGCTGCGGCACATGGGCCGCTACGAAGACGCCCTCGCCAGCCACCGGGAGGCGTTCGCGCTCCTCGACGAGCTCTTCGAGGAGCACTGGAAGATCTACTTCCTCGACGGTTACGCCGAGACCTGCCGCCTCGCGGGCCTGACCGAGGACGCCCTGCGGCTGCACCGGCAGGCACTGGAGCTGGGCCCGAGGCTCGGCAACCGGCATGCGGAGGCGCTCGCCCACGAGGGCATCGCACGGGTGCTCGACGGCACGGATCCGCAGAGGGCCGCGGAACACCGGGCGGCGGGCCGGGCCGCCCTGCGGGAGCCGGCCCCCGGGACCTGA
- a CDS encoding DHA2 family efflux MFS transporter permease subunit yields the protein MTEDSLAERYPHRWWALGVLSLSLLIIGLDTTILNIALSTLATDLDADNRDLQWITDSYILVFAGLLLPAGAFGDRFGRKRVLIAGLVVFGVASVWCAWAPSADSLILARALMGLGAAVVTPLSLSLVPVMFTEQERSRAIAVWSVGMMLGLPLGPLVGGWLLEHYWWGSVFLINVPFIAVALLAGGALVPETRDPAKPRVDYAGALLITVGLAALVFGIIEGPNEGWSDPLIIGTLLGGAGLVVAFVLWERRAAQPLIDLSLFGNRRFTGATAVATAVSFTMFGVLFIVPQYLQVVLDNGTFGTGLRLLPLIVAFMLSAGVGDAMAKRLGPRATIAAGSVLLAGGLVYGAWSATTEGYGPIATAMTVMGLGLGLSLPTAMDVIVGELPENRTGTGVALTMAVRQVAAALGVALLGSLIASVYDDRVSSVADELGGEAGRIATDSVAGAAAVAARLDPSTGERLREAAFDGFTDALAVSFWVCAATALAGALAAAALLGRPRRRSPDRSRTTATL from the coding sequence ATGACCGAAGACTCCTTGGCCGAGCGGTACCCCCACCGCTGGTGGGCGCTCGGCGTCCTGTCCTTGAGCCTGCTCATCATCGGACTCGACACCACCATCCTGAACATCGCGCTGTCGACGCTCGCGACGGATCTCGACGCCGACAACCGCGACCTCCAGTGGATCACCGACTCCTACATCCTCGTGTTCGCCGGACTGCTGCTGCCCGCCGGGGCGTTCGGTGACCGCTTCGGACGCAAGCGTGTGCTCATCGCCGGACTGGTCGTCTTCGGCGTGGCCTCGGTGTGGTGCGCCTGGGCCCCGAGTGCCGACTCGCTGATCCTCGCCCGCGCGCTGATGGGACTCGGCGCGGCCGTCGTGACCCCGCTGAGCCTCTCGCTGGTACCGGTGATGTTCACCGAGCAGGAGCGCTCGCGCGCCATCGCCGTCTGGTCGGTCGGGATGATGCTGGGCCTGCCGCTGGGCCCGCTGGTCGGCGGCTGGCTGCTGGAACACTACTGGTGGGGCTCGGTCTTCCTGATCAACGTCCCCTTCATCGCGGTCGCCCTGCTGGCGGGCGGGGCACTGGTACCGGAGACCAGGGACCCGGCGAAGCCCCGGGTCGACTACGCCGGGGCCCTGCTGATCACGGTGGGGCTCGCGGCGCTGGTCTTCGGGATCATCGAGGGGCCAAACGAGGGCTGGAGCGACCCGCTCATCATCGGCACGCTCCTGGGCGGCGCCGGGCTGGTGGTCGCCTTCGTGCTGTGGGAGCGTCGCGCCGCCCAGCCCCTGATCGACCTCTCCCTGTTCGGCAACCGGCGCTTCACGGGCGCCACGGCGGTGGCCACCGCGGTGTCCTTCACGATGTTCGGGGTGCTGTTCATCGTGCCGCAGTACCTCCAAGTGGTGCTGGACAACGGCACGTTCGGCACCGGACTGCGGCTGCTGCCGCTGATCGTGGCCTTCATGCTCAGCGCCGGCGTCGGCGACGCGATGGCCAAACGCCTGGGCCCACGCGCCACGATCGCCGCCGGCTCCGTCCTGCTCGCCGGGGGACTGGTGTACGGCGCCTGGAGCGCGACCACCGAGGGCTACGGCCCGATCGCCACCGCGATGACGGTCATGGGCCTCGGCCTCGGCCTCTCGCTGCCCACCGCCATGGACGTCATCGTCGGCGAACTCCCCGAGAACCGCACGGGCACCGGCGTGGCCCTCACGATGGCCGTCCGACAGGTCGCGGCGGCGCTCGGAGTGGCCCTCCTCGGCAGTCTGATCGCCTCCGTCTACGACGACCGCGTGTCCTCGGTCGCCGACGAACTCGGCGGCGAGGCGGGCCGGATCGCCACGGACTCGGTCGCCGGAGCCGCCGCCGTGGCCGCCCGCCTGGACCCGTCGACGGGCGAGCGTCTGCGGGAAGCCGCGTTCGACGGCTTCACCGACGCCCTGGCCGTGTCCTTCTGGGTCTGCGCCGCGACGGCGCTGGCCGGAGCGCTGGCAGCGGCCGCCCTGCTGGGCCGGCCCCGGCGCCGGTCGCCGGACCGGAGCAGGACGACGGCGACGCTCTAG